A stretch of the Chelonoidis abingdonii isolate Lonesome George chromosome 11, CheloAbing_2.0, whole genome shotgun sequence genome encodes the following:
- the LOC116826565 gene encoding uncharacterized protein LOC116826565 codes for MQDAAAVASPVGSVQGESPSFKGGDFLRLESATREQPWALRTPPPELETAGDAGMASENGEEKPQQEDADPGVLRGMFAGRCKRDVCCGWPLTKACESQCRAEESVRSCSHLMRRQSILMGKRPYPCSECGKSFSQSSSLIRHERIHTGETPFACAECGKRFSQRSSLVTHRRIHTGETPYTCAECGKSFRRSSNLITHQRIHTGETPYTCAKCGKSFRQSSNLITHWRIHTGEMPYTCAECGKCFSQSSTFIRHQTIHTGETPYACSECGKSFNRCSALITHQRIHTGEMPYACTECGKRFSLSSTLIAHRRIHTGDMPYTCAECGKSFRQSSNLNTHRRIHTGETPYACTECGKCFSQRSTFIRHRRVHTGETPYTCSECGKSFSQSSTLITHWRIHMEEAPYACSECGKRFSHSSALIRHLRIHTGETPYPCSECGKRFSHSSALTTHWRIHTGEMPYKCSECGKSFRRSSGLRTHWRIHTGETPYMCSECGKSFSHSSTLTTHRRIHTGETPYTCAECGKCFRQRSSLITHRRIHTGETPYACSECGKSFRQSSNLIAHQRIHTRETH; via the exons ATGCAAGATGCAGCAGCTGTTGCTTCCCCGGTGGGGTCTGTGCAGGGGGAGAGTCCTTCATTCAAGGGGGGAGACTTTCTCCGGCTGGAATCAGCCACCCGAgagcagccctgggctctgcggACACCACCCCCTGAGCTGGAGACAGCAG GTGATGCCGGGATGGCGAGTGAGAACGGGGAGGAGAAGCCCCAGCAGGAAGATGCTGATCCAGGAGTGCTTCGCGGGATGTTCGCAGGGAGATGCAAAAGGGACGTTTGCTGTGGTTGGCCACTGACCAAAGCCTGTGAGAGTCAGTGCAGGGCAGAGGAAAGTGTCAGGAGCTGCTCACACCTCATGAGACGTCAGAGCATCCTCATGGGCAAGAGACCCtacccatgctctgagtgtgggaaaagcttcagccagagctcctCGCTTATTAgacatgagagaatccacacaggagagacccCGTTCGCGTGCGCCGAGTGCGGGAAACGCTTTAGCCAGCGCTCATCCCTGGTCACCCACCGGAGAATCCACACCGGCGAGACGCCCTACACCTgtgctgagtgtgggaaaagcttccggCGGAGCTCAAACCTGATCAcgcaccagagaatccacaccggCGAGACACCCTACACCTGCGCcaagtgcgggaaaagcttcaggcAGAGCTCAAACCTCATCACACATTGGAGGATCCACACCGGGGAGATGCCCTACACCTGCGCTGAGTGCGGGAAATGCTTCAGTCAGAGCTCGACCTTCATTCGACATCAGACAATCCACACCGGGGAGACGCCCTACGcctgctctgagtgtgggaaaagcttcaatcggtGCTCTGCCCTGATCACGCACCAGAGGATCCACACTGGAGAGATGCCCTATGCCTGCACCGAGTGCGGGAAACGCTTCAGTCTGAGCTCGACCCTCATTGCACATCGGAGGATCCACACGGGAGACATGCCCTACACCTGTGCCGAGTGCGGAAAAAGCTTCCGGCAGAGCTCAAACCTGAACACCCATCGGAGGATCCACACTGGGGAGACGCCTTATGCCTGCACCGAGTGCGGGAAATGCTTCAGTCAGAGATCCACCTTTATTAGACATCGGCGCGTCCACACGGGGGAGACGCCATACacgtgctctgagtgtgggaaaagcttcagccagagctcgACCCTCATCACACATTGGAGAATCCACATGGAAGAGGCCCCCTACGCATGCTCCGAGTGTGGGAAACGTTTTAGCCACAGTTCTGCCCTTATTAGACATCTGAGGATCCACACTGGGGAGACCCCTTACCCATGCTCCGAGTGCGGGAAACGTTTTAGCCACAGCTCTGCCTTGACCACGCActggagaatccacacaggagagatgcCCTACAAATGCtccgagtgcgggaaaagcttccgGCGGAGCTCCGGCCTCCGCACCCATTGGAGGATCCACACCGGCGAGACGCCCTACATGTGCtccgagtgcgggaaaagcttcagccaCAGCTCCACCCTGACCACCCACCGGAGAATCCACACCGGAGAAACACCCTACACCTGTGCCGAGTGCGGGAAATGCTTCCGGCAGAGATCCAGTCTCATCACGCACCGGAGGATTCACACTGGAGAGACGCCCTACGcctgctctgagtgcgggaaaagcttccgGCAGAGCTCAAACCTTATAGctcaccagagaatccacacgagGGAGACACACTGA